Proteins co-encoded in one Halococcoides cellulosivorans genomic window:
- a CDS encoding protein translocase SEC61 complex subunit gamma produces MEIPTELSSYIRVLKLASTPSWEEFSQVAKIAGAGILLVGMIGFLIFAIMSFIPGA; encoded by the coding sequence ATGGAGATTCCGACAGAGCTCAGTTCGTACATTCGGGTGCTCAAGCTGGCGAGCACACCGTCCTGGGAGGAGTTCTCACAGGTCGCGAAGATCGCCGGCGCGGGCATCCTCCTGGTCGGGATGATCGGATTCCTGATCTTCGCGATCATGTCGTTTATCCCCGGGGCCTAA
- the ftsZ gene encoding cell division protein FtsZ: MDSIIDDAMDDAEESAEPTDDPPVETTTDDSTSDEMPSSGMMTDDELQDVVGELETQITVIGAGGAGGNTVTRMMQEGIHGAKLVAANTDAQHLADEVRADSKILIGRKRTGGRGAGSVPKIGEEAAQENIEDITQSIDGSDMVFVTAGLGGGTGTGAAPVIAQAAQEQGALTISIVTIPFTAEGERRRANADAGLERLRSVSDTVIVVPNDRLLDYAPSMPLQDAFKICDRVLMRSVKGMTELITMPGLVNVDFADVRTIMENGGVAMIGLGESDSENKAQDSIRSALRSPLLDVEFDGANSALVNVVGGPDMSIEEAEGVVEEIYDRIDPDARIIWGASINQDFEGKMETMIVVTGVESPQIYGQSEQADEEAATQVADDIDYVE, from the coding sequence ATGGACTCGATCATCGACGACGCGATGGACGACGCCGAGGAGTCGGCGGAACCGACCGACGATCCGCCTGTCGAGACGACGACCGACGACTCGACGAGCGACGAGATGCCGTCCTCGGGCATGATGACCGACGACGAACTCCAGGACGTCGTCGGTGAACTCGAAACCCAGATCACCGTGATCGGGGCCGGCGGGGCCGGCGGGAACACCGTCACGCGGATGATGCAGGAGGGCATCCACGGTGCGAAACTCGTCGCCGCCAACACCGACGCCCAGCACCTGGCCGACGAGGTGCGCGCGGACTCGAAGATCCTCATCGGGCGCAAGCGCACCGGCGGGCGCGGCGCTGGCTCGGTCCCGAAGATCGGTGAGGAGGCCGCCCAGGAGAACATCGAGGACATCACTCAGTCGATCGATGGCTCCGATATGGTGTTCGTGACGGCGGGGCTGGGCGGCGGCACCGGCACCGGCGCCGCGCCCGTCATCGCCCAGGCCGCTCAGGAACAGGGCGCGCTCACGATTTCGATCGTGACGATCCCGTTCACCGCGGAGGGCGAGCGCCGCCGGGCGAACGCCGACGCCGGCCTGGAGCGTCTCCGCTCGGTCTCCGATACCGTCATCGTCGTCCCGAACGACCGCCTGCTCGATTACGCGCCGTCGATGCCGCTGCAGGACGCGTTCAAGATCTGCGATCGCGTGCTCATGCGGTCGGTCAAGGGCATGACCGAACTGATCACGATGCCCGGTCTGGTCAACGTCGACTTCGCCGACGTCCGGACGATCATGGAGAACGGTGGCGTCGCGATGATCGGCCTCGGGGAGAGTGATTCGGAGAACAAGGCCCAGGACTCGATTCGGTCGGCGCTCCGATCACCCCTGCTCGACGTGGAGTTCGACGGCGCGAACAGCGCGCTCGTCAACGTCGTCGGTGGCCCCGACATGTCGATCGAAGAGGCCGAAGGCGTCGTCGAGGAGATCTACGACCGGATCGACCCCGATGCGCGCATCATCTGGGGCGCGTCGATCAACCAGGACTTCGAGGGCAAGATGGAGACGATGATCGTCGTCACCGGTGTCGAGTCCCCGCAGATCTACGGCCAGAGCGAACAGGCCGACGAAGAGGCCGCCACGCAGGTTGCCGACGATATCGACTACGTGGAATAG
- a CDS encoding DUF7557 family protein, with product MGTTSIRVSEDCKRRLDLAKRESESYEDVIRRLTEREKWAGFGVLDDAEGDTRTAMTRIRESMREGTTADIEATDDRPR from the coding sequence ATGGGAACGACCTCGATCAGGGTCTCCGAGGATTGCAAACGACGCCTCGATCTCGCCAAACGCGAGTCGGAGAGCTACGAAGACGTGATCAGGAGACTCACCGAGCGCGAGAAGTGGGCCGGGTTCGGCGTCCTCGACGACGCGGAGGGTGACACCCGAACAGCGATGACCCGCATCCGGGAGTCGATGCGCGAGGGGACGACCGCCGACATCGAGGCCACCGATGATCGTCCTCGATAG
- a CDS encoding NUDIX domain-containing protein, with product MPHVPDADWATIVEHVPLVSVDLLVRQAGGLVLGKRTNDPAQGEWFVPGGTVLKNESLTDTVDRVAREELDTTVTIESHCGTFEHFYETSDVAGVPTKHYVAQAYVVTPDAPVSAADDQHTDLRVAHPPLDDPHPYVQEYVEALDWD from the coding sequence ATGCCCCACGTGCCCGACGCCGACTGGGCGACCATCGTCGAACACGTCCCACTGGTCTCGGTCGACCTGCTCGTCCGCCAGGCGGGCGGCCTCGTCCTCGGGAAACGCACGAACGACCCCGCACAGGGCGAGTGGTTCGTCCCGGGCGGGACCGTCCTGAAAAACGAGTCGCTCACCGACACCGTCGACCGCGTCGCTCGCGAGGAACTGGACACCACCGTCACCATCGAATCCCACTGTGGCACGTTCGAACATTTCTACGAGACGAGCGACGTCGCGGGCGTCCCGACCAAACACTACGTCGCCCAGGCGTACGTCGTCACGCCCGACGCGCCCGTCAGCGCCGCCGACGACCAACACACCGACCTCCGCGTCGCCCACCCGCCACTCGACGATCCCCACCCCTATGTCCAGGAGTACGTCGAGGCCCTCGACTGGGACTGA
- a CDS encoding cob(I)yrinic acid a,c-diamide adenosyltransferase, with translation MVYTGRGDAGRTDLGDGQRVSKTDARIEAYGTVDELNAVLGRVRAETETDTDIAGLQQDLHTIQAALAMPDDPEAPTLADDAVAELEDTIDEYQAALPDRDRFVVAGDSAAGASFQHARAVCRRAERRVVALAEAEAVPDPIGAYLNRLSDLLFVCARRADDAAGVDPDAPAY, from the coding sequence ATGGTCTACACGGGCCGCGGCGATGCGGGACGGACGGATCTGGGCGACGGCCAGCGCGTCTCGAAGACCGACGCGCGGATCGAGGCGTACGGCACCGTCGACGAACTGAACGCCGTTCTGGGGCGGGTCCGGGCCGAGACCGAGACCGACACCGACATCGCTGGCCTCCAGCAGGACCTGCATACGATCCAGGCCGCGCTCGCGATGCCAGACGATCCCGAGGCCCCGACGCTCGCGGACGACGCCGTCGCGGAGCTGGAGGACACCATCGACGAGTACCAGGCCGCCCTCCCGGATCGCGACCGGTTCGTCGTCGCGGGTGACAGCGCAGCGGGCGCGTCGTTTCAGCACGCTCGCGCGGTCTGTCGACGGGCCGAACGCCGCGTGGTCGCGCTCGCTGAGGCGGAGGCGGTCCCCGACCCGATCGGTGCGTATCTGAATCGCCTCTCGGATCTCCTCTTCGTGTGTGCGCGCCGCGCGGACGACGCCGCGGGGGTCGACCCAGACGCGCCCGCGTACTGA
- the proS gene encoding proline--tRNA ligase, giving the protein MSEQDLGITESKSHATGDWYAEVVQKAELADYAPMGGFIVTRPRGYAIWEGIQDHLDAEFKATGVQNTYFPMFIPESFLEREKDIVEGFDPEVAWTTHGGHEELDERLAVRPTSESIIAPFMADWIRSHRDLPMRLNQWCSVVRWEATETKPFFRTKEFLWQEGHTAHRDEQSAREETMTRLDQYERLYEDVLAMPALTGRKPDHDKFPGAEMTTTVETLMPDGKSVQAATSHYLGTSFAEAFDITYADEDEDDCVAHTTSWGLSWRAIGALVMLHSDEQGLVLPPTLAPEQVVIVPIWDADSKEHVLEYADEIAADLDSAGLRVGLDDRDNRNPGFKYNEWELKGVPLRIEVGPNEVEEESATLVHRPDGEQISVERAGISDTVDDHLDEVYAKLYAAAEQTLDGAIREADSREEILGTIGQHGGYVEAGWCGDEACEAPIKDAVAAEIVMVPFEDDPIHEECAICGEPAARTAYFARTY; this is encoded by the coding sequence ATGAGCGAACAGGACCTGGGGATCACCGAATCGAAGTCCCACGCGACGGGCGACTGGTACGCCGAAGTCGTCCAGAAAGCCGAACTCGCTGACTACGCGCCGATGGGTGGGTTCATCGTCACACGCCCGCGTGGCTACGCCATCTGGGAGGGCATTCAGGACCACCTCGACGCCGAGTTCAAGGCGACGGGCGTCCAGAACACCTACTTCCCGATGTTCATCCCCGAGAGCTTTCTCGAACGCGAAAAGGACATCGTCGAGGGGTTCGACCCCGAGGTGGCCTGGACCACCCACGGCGGCCACGAGGAACTCGACGAGCGACTGGCGGTCCGCCCGACCAGCGAGTCGATCATCGCCCCCTTCATGGCCGACTGGATCCGCTCGCATCGGGACCTGCCGATGCGGCTCAACCAGTGGTGTTCGGTCGTCCGGTGGGAAGCCACCGAGACGAAGCCGTTTTTCCGGACCAAGGAGTTCCTCTGGCAGGAAGGCCACACCGCCCACCGCGACGAGCAGTCGGCCCGCGAGGAGACGATGACACGGCTGGATCAGTACGAACGGCTGTACGAGGACGTCCTCGCGATGCCCGCGCTGACGGGGCGCAAGCCCGACCACGACAAATTCCCCGGCGCGGAGATGACGACGACCGTCGAGACGCTGATGCCCGACGGTAAGTCGGTCCAGGCCGCGACCTCGCACTATCTCGGAACCTCCTTCGCGGAGGCGTTCGACATCACCTACGCCGACGAAGACGAGGACGACTGTGTCGCCCACACCACCTCGTGGGGACTCTCGTGGCGAGCGATCGGCGCGCTCGTCATGCTCCACAGCGACGAGCAGGGGCTCGTCCTCCCGCCGACGCTCGCGCCCGAACAGGTCGTGATCGTTCCGATCTGGGACGCCGACTCGAAAGAGCACGTCCTCGAATACGCCGATGAGATCGCTGCAGACCTCGATAGCGCAGGCCTCCGGGTCGGACTGGACGACCGCGACAACCGCAATCCGGGATTCAAGTACAACGAGTGGGAGCTCAAGGGCGTCCCGCTACGTATCGAGGTCGGACCGAACGAGGTCGAGGAGGAAAGCGCGACACTCGTCCACCGGCCCGACGGCGAACAAATCAGTGTCGAGCGCGCAGGAATCAGCGACACCGTCGACGACCACCTCGACGAGGTGTACGCCAAACTGTACGCCGCCGCCGAACAGACCCTGGACGGCGCGATCCGCGAGGCCGACTCCCGCGAAGAGATCCTGGGCACGATCGGCCAGCACGGCGGCTACGTCGAGGCGGGCTGGTGTGGTGACGAGGCCTGTGAGGCGCCGATCAAAGACGCCGTCGCCGCCGAGATCGTGATGGTGCCCTTCGAGGACGACCCGATTCACGAGGAGTGTGCGATCTGTGGTGAGCCGGCCGCACGGACGGCGTACTTCGCGCGGACGTACTGA
- a CDS encoding transcription elongation factor Spt5, which translates to MSIYAVKTTASQEQTVADMIMNREEETIHAALAPDSLTSYVMVEADESAVFERISDEIPHMRGVVPGESGLGEVEHFLSPKPDVEGIAEGDIVELIAGPFKGEKAQVQRIDESKDQVTVELYEATVPIPVTVRGDQIRVLDSDER; encoded by the coding sequence ATGTCGATCTACGCAGTCAAGACCACGGCCAGTCAGGAACAGACCGTCGCGGACATGATCATGAACCGCGAGGAAGAAACCATCCACGCCGCGCTCGCACCGGACTCGCTGACCTCCTACGTCATGGTCGAGGCCGACGAGTCGGCGGTCTTCGAGCGCATCAGCGACGAGATCCCCCACATGCGCGGGGTCGTCCCCGGCGAGTCCGGACTCGGTGAGGTCGAACACTTCCTCTCACCGAAACCCGACGTCGAGGGCATTGCCGAAGGCGACATCGTCGAGTTGATCGCCGGGCCGTTCAAAGGCGAGAAAGCACAGGTCCAGCGCATCGACGAGAGCAAAGACCAGGTGACCGTCGAACTCTACGAGGCGACGGTCCCGATTCCGGTGACGGTGCGTGGCGATCAGATTCGCGTGCTCGACTCGGACGAACGCTGA
- a CDS encoding DUF2298 domain-containing protein codes for MGSGFALVWIGLAVVLGGVGGAVLAPLARPLPDRGVSLGLPAALVIVWLGARPIGTRSITLGLLAGLTLVFGLGTLARRGGSVGRSPVALGVFAVAFGAAVLAQSHTGLDPTQTAALADYGTLRSLLRSATLPPAAIWAAGESAAAPGTVVASLIARITLTPAAFAAPLWTALSYAALLTAAYGLGSALDRTGHRRVASGIATAAVLGLAGPVPIDRALDLVGVAVPTGAATPAAWLFGPFDGATLATLTLVLAVGLLAATYRWPPGQRRERWLTLVAVGPVAGVATTVDPWVGPTILALAGLTVALAPTPPIALEDRPAWLSEPSRWVIAAVVTVGIGAVGVAVAWPDRERLRTAFELTRGAGPTIDTTLLAVGLLAVVLTVTLWAFLRARWDRPIAVVLVASVLVWLIAVHDRPVAALAGGLAVLAVGLARTDALDDRPAPGFAAVLIAVGALAVLARAVVSDPAASASFTRQAWTLFAIATGPALVRLGTHHLPSPAGRSWPAGQRALRAIAVAVVLAGTLTTPLLAAQDHAGTDRDLSVTAGLDLTPSERSALEWLNRRSGSPTIATAPRSGRAALPAAISGLPTVAGPPTPARSERRVSAVETIYTGPATAQRDALATYDVRYVYAGPAERAAYGRLTLDDRSSLDPITASEDWPTVTIYRVETD; via the coding sequence ATGGGGAGTGGGTTTGCACTCGTCTGGATCGGTCTCGCCGTAGTCCTCGGTGGCGTCGGCGGGGCCGTCCTCGCGCCCCTCGCCCGGCCGCTGCCCGATCGCGGCGTGAGCCTGGGCCTGCCCGCCGCACTCGTGATCGTCTGGCTGGGCGCGCGCCCGATCGGGACGCGCTCGATCACGCTGGGGTTGCTCGCCGGCCTCACACTCGTGTTCGGACTCGGAACACTCGCCCGACGAGGGGGGTCGGTGGGCCGATCGCCCGTCGCGCTCGGCGTGTTCGCGGTCGCGTTCGGCGCTGCAGTCCTCGCCCAGTCACACACCGGTCTCGATCCAACCCAGACCGCCGCACTCGCGGACTACGGAACGCTTCGCAGTCTCCTCCGCAGCGCGACCCTGCCGCCCGCCGCGATCTGGGCCGCCGGCGAGTCGGCCGCCGCGCCCGGGACGGTCGTGGCATCGCTGATCGCCCGGATCACACTCACGCCCGCCGCGTTCGCCGCACCGCTGTGGACGGCGCTCAGCTACGCCGCCCTCCTCACCGCAGCCTACGGCCTGGGCAGCGCCCTCGACCGGACGGGACACCGTCGCGTCGCGAGCGGGATCGCCACGGCGGCGGTTCTCGGCCTCGCCGGTCCCGTCCCGATCGATCGCGCGCTCGATCTGGTGGGGGTCGCGGTCCCCACGGGCGCGGCGACGCCCGCCGCCTGGCTGTTCGGGCCGTTCGACGGGGCGACGCTCGCGACGCTGACGCTCGTCCTCGCGGTGGGCTTGCTCGCCGCCACCTACCGGTGGCCACCCGGACAGCGTCGCGAGCGGTGGCTGACCCTGGTCGCGGTCGGGCCGGTCGCGGGCGTCGCCACGACGGTCGACCCCTGGGTCGGCCCGACGATCCTCGCACTCGCGGGCCTGACGGTCGCACTCGCGCCGACGCCACCGATCGCGCTCGAGGACCGACCGGCGTGGCTGTCCGAGCCATCGCGCTGGGTGATCGCGGCGGTCGTCACGGTCGGGATCGGAGCGGTCGGCGTCGCCGTCGCCTGGCCCGACCGGGAGCGTCTCCGGACGGCGTTCGAACTCACCCGCGGGGCCGGCCCCACGATCGACACCACGCTGCTCGCGGTCGGCCTGCTCGCCGTCGTCCTGACGGTCACGCTCTGGGCGTTCCTCCGGGCGCGCTGGGACCGACCGATCGCCGTCGTCCTCGTCGCGAGCGTCCTCGTCTGGCTGATCGCGGTCCACGACCGTCCGGTCGCCGCGCTCGCGGGCGGACTCGCCGTCCTCGCGGTGGGCCTGGCCCGGACCGACGCCCTCGACGACCGCCCCGCACCGGGGTTTGCGGCGGTCCTGATCGCCGTGGGTGCACTCGCCGTCCTCGCCCGAGCGGTCGTCTCCGACCCCGCCGCGAGCGCGTCGTTCACCCGACAGGCCTGGACGCTGTTCGCCATCGCGACGGGGCCCGCGCTCGTCCGCCTCGGGACCCACCACCTGCCGAGTCCGGCGGGGCGGTCGTGGCCGGCAGGGCAACGCGCGCTGCGAGCGATCGCCGTCGCCGTCGTCCTCGCGGGCACGCTCACGACGCCACTGCTCGCCGCCCAGGACCACGCGGGCACCGATCGCGACCTCTCGGTGACCGCCGGCCTCGACCTGACGCCCAGCGAGCGGTCGGCGCTGGAGTGGCTGAACCGCCGATCGGGATCGCCCACGATCGCCACCGCCCCACGATCGGGACGGGCCGCCCTCCCCGCCGCGATCAGCGGCCTCCCGACCGTCGCCGGGCCACCGACCCCCGCCCGCTCCGAGCGTCGGGTCAGCGCCGTCGAGACGATCTACACCGGCCCGGCCACCGCACAGCGAGACGCGCTCGCGACCTACGACGTCCGCTACGTCTACGCCGGGCCGGCCGAACGAGCGGCGTACGGACGGCTGACACTCGACGACCGATCGAGTCTCGACCCGATCACGGCGAGCGAAGACTGGCCGACGGTGACGATCTATCGCGTCGAGACCGACTGA
- the grpE gene encoding nucleotide exchange factor GrpE, whose translation MTDQESVTPEDQPADDDSEPADADEATEPDDSQERDDQIEELAADLDERDPTDVAAEIVDLRETVADRDAELADREERIDDLESALKHTKADFQNYKKRAKRDKEQYRERATRDLVERLLDVRDNLQRALDHGDDLESGLESTLRQFDQVFESEGVERVDPVPGDAVDPERHEVLATIDADQPGGTVAEVHRAGYVMAGTVLRPAQVAVSEDTEADEDAETTDE comes from the coding sequence ATGACCGATCAGGAGTCAGTAACGCCCGAGGACCAGCCAGCGGACGACGACAGTGAGCCGGCAGACGCCGACGAGGCGACCGAGCCAGACGACAGCCAGGAGCGCGACGATCAGATCGAGGAACTCGCCGCCGACCTCGACGAGCGCGACCCCACGGACGTCGCCGCAGAGATCGTCGACCTCCGCGAGACCGTCGCGGATCGTGACGCCGAACTCGCGGACCGCGAGGAGCGCATCGACGACCTGGAGTCCGCACTGAAACACACGAAAGCCGACTTCCAGAACTACAAAAAGCGCGCCAAACGCGACAAAGAGCAGTATCGTGAGCGCGCGACCCGCGACCTGGTGGAGCGTTTGCTCGACGTCCGCGACAACCTCCAGCGCGCGCTCGATCACGGCGACGACCTCGAATCCGGGCTCGAATCCACCCTCCGGCAGTTCGATCAGGTCTTCGAGTCGGAAGGCGTCGAGCGCGTCGATCCCGTACCCGGCGACGCGGTCGACCCCGAGCGCCACGAAGTGCTCGCGACGATCGACGCCGATCAGCCCGGCGGAACGGTCGCAGAAGTCCATCGGGCGGGCTATGTCATGGCCGGGACCGTCCTCCGACCGGCCCAGGTCGCCGTCAGCGAGGACACCGAAGCTGACGAGGATGCCGAAACGACCGACGAATAA
- a CDS encoding glycosyl hydrolase family 18 protein: MVDARTLRSWRAVGVLAFAIALVVASGPAPAMGRTANTTGPPAIADAPPTDPDGDGLYEDLNGNGHWGFPDVNLLFQHTDDPRVVDHTAAYDFDGDGQVDMQDVLALFEHDRLVARATLDPAGSVTPGTTVTLDGRNSTASTSIDAYTWRVNGSRVGAGETATIEVTDPGPKRVTLTVRDADGRTATTTETITVRSADQRVIGYYRSWSRYQRDYRPADVPLDRVTHLNYAFLDVRSNGTVVLGDSWGDRQNLRAFRNRSRAHPETTMLLSIGGWSYSEAFSDAAMTPERRERFAESAVRIMRTYEFDGIDVDWEYPGGGGAPGNTVRPDDAHNFTLLMETLDEHLERAGEADGREYTTSIAVSADPEKVDRLEWDRLEAHVDLVNLMTYDYGGPWSETTGHNAPLDRPETAAVDSVSEATRSFADTGYPMERVQVGVPFYGRGFAGVENGTAHVGQAFSGTPDGTYGTSGVYTARDIEQRLNDSAAGYRFHEAAAAPTLYLPDREILISYENERSIRAKARFARRSGTGGVMVWALGQDPRARLLAAIRAALTTSDRPSTAYK; the protein is encoded by the coding sequence ATGGTCGACGCTCGGACTCTCCGGTCCTGGCGAGCGGTCGGCGTCCTCGCGTTCGCAATCGCTCTCGTCGTCGCGAGCGGGCCGGCCCCGGCGATGGGTCGAACTGCGAACACCACCGGGCCGCCAGCGATCGCGGACGCTCCACCGACCGATCCCGACGGAGACGGCCTGTACGAGGATCTGAACGGCAACGGCCACTGGGGATTTCCGGACGTCAACCTCCTCTTCCAGCACACCGACGATCCACGCGTCGTCGATCACACCGCGGCGTACGACTTCGACGGCGACGGACAGGTCGATATGCAGGACGTCCTCGCGCTGTTCGAACACGACCGTCTCGTCGCACGGGCCACACTCGATCCCGCGGGGTCGGTCACTCCGGGCACGACGGTCACGCTCGACGGCAGGAACTCGACTGCCTCGACCAGTATCGACGCCTACACCTGGCGGGTGAACGGGTCCCGCGTGGGAGCGGGCGAGACCGCGACGATCGAGGTCACCGATCCCGGTCCGAAGCGGGTGACGCTTACGGTCCGTGATGCCGACGGGCGGACGGCAACGACCACCGAGACCATCACGGTGCGATCGGCCGACCAGCGCGTGATCGGCTACTATCGATCGTGGTCGCGATACCAGCGCGACTACCGGCCCGCGGACGTGCCGCTCGATCGGGTGACCCACCTGAACTACGCCTTTCTCGACGTCCGATCGAACGGGACGGTCGTGCTGGGCGATTCCTGGGGCGACCGGCAGAACCTCAGGGCGTTCCGCAATCGGAGTCGTGCCCACCCCGAGACGACGATGCTGCTCTCGATCGGCGGGTGGAGCTATTCCGAGGCGTTCTCCGATGCGGCGATGACGCCCGAACGCCGCGAGCGGTTCGCTGAGTCTGCGGTCCGCATCATGCGCACCTACGAGTTCGACGGCATCGACGTCGACTGGGAGTACCCCGGCGGCGGTGGCGCGCCAGGTAACACCGTCCGCCCCGACGACGCCCACAACTTCACGCTGTTGATGGAAACGCTCGACGAGCACCTCGAACGCGCGGGCGAGGCCGACGGGCGTGAGTACACCACGTCGATCGCCGTCTCGGCCGATCCCGAGAAAGTCGACCGACTCGAATGGGATCGCCTCGAAGCTCACGTCGATCTGGTGAATCTGATGACCTACGACTACGGCGGACCTTGGAGTGAGACCACCGGGCATAACGCCCCGCTCGACCGACCGGAGACCGCGGCGGTCGACAGCGTGAGCGAGGCGACGCGCTCGTTCGCAGACACCGGGTACCCCATGGAGCGCGTTCAGGTGGGCGTCCCGTTCTACGGGCGTGGGTTCGCGGGCGTCGAGAACGGTACGGCCCACGTCGGCCAGGCGTTTTCGGGAACGCCCGACGGCACCTACGGGACGAGCGGGGTCTACACCGCACGCGATATCGAACAGCGACTCAACGACTCTGCGGCCGGGTACCGATTTCACGAGGCGGCCGCCGCGCCGACGCTCTATCTTCCCGACCGGGAGATACTGATCAGCTACGAGAACGAGCGCTCGATTCGTGCGAAAGCTCGCTTCGCCCGCCGGTCGGGAACGGGCGGGGTGATGGTCTGGGCGCTCGGACAGGATCCGCGGGCGCGACTGCTCGCGGCGATCCGGGCGGCGCTCACCACGTCAGATCGTCCTTCCACAGCATACAAATAA
- a CDS encoding response regulator, producing MHVSGDDRSATEVTQTRVLVVDDDPTVVDLASQYLEHDLVDVSITVETDPQAAIERIRTGAIDCVICDYSMPTVDGLDVLDVVEREAPGTAFVLFTGSPDEAVYDRIDDESVDRFIRKGEADAFGRLATAVEELR from the coding sequence ATGCACGTGTCGGGGGACGATCGATCGGCGACCGAGGTGACACAGACCCGAGTGCTGGTCGTCGACGACGATCCGACGGTCGTGGATCTGGCGAGTCAGTACCTCGAACACGACCTCGTGGACGTCTCGATCACGGTCGAGACCGACCCCCAGGCGGCGATCGAGCGGATCCGGACCGGCGCGATCGACTGTGTGATCTGTGATTACAGCATGCCGACCGTCGACGGACTGGACGTTCTCGACGTCGTCGAGCGCGAGGCTCCGGGGACGGCGTTCGTGTTGTTCACCGGCTCGCCCGACGAGGCCGTCTACGACCGCATCGACGACGAGAGCGTCGATCGGTTCATCCGCAAGGGTGAGGCGGACGCGTTCGGTCGCCTCGCTACGGCGGTCGAGGAGTTGCGGTAA
- a CDS encoding HAH_0734 family protein produces the protein MKRLIVHGDPGIRRDAVIDVDGEEYVCFAINRQGEFHGPSEVQLWCTVGARDERDAFERREFIPMHLETVAVDAEDVSVREAA, from the coding sequence ATGAAGCGGCTGATCGTCCACGGCGATCCGGGGATCCGCCGGGACGCCGTGATCGACGTCGACGGTGAAGAGTACGTCTGTTTTGCGATCAATCGCCAGGGCGAGTTCCACGGGCCGAGCGAGGTGCAACTCTGGTGTACGGTCGGCGCGCGCGACGAACGCGACGCCTTCGAGCGCCGGGAGTTCATTCCGATGCATCTGGAGACCGTCGCGGTCGACGCCGAGGACGTGTCCGTCCGCGAGGCGGCCTGA
- a CDS encoding PIN domain-containing protein, producing the protein MIVLDSTLLSDYLDGRDAAREFLDAHESEAWAVSAIVLYEAQMGAVHGSLDADPQTLTQAITTAMDVLPVTERTAAEATALQEALLERGLPADHPDALIAASAREHGARFATAERHFWDDDVQSVLSVAPYDPRAD; encoded by the coding sequence ATGATCGTCCTCGATAGTACCCTCCTCAGCGACTATCTGGACGGCCGGGACGCCGCACGGGAGTTCCTCGACGCCCACGAATCCGAGGCCTGGGCCGTGTCGGCGATCGTCCTCTACGAAGCCCAAATGGGGGCCGTCCACGGCTCTCTCGACGCCGACCCACAAACGCTGACCCAGGCGATCACCACCGCGATGGACGTCCTCCCGGTGACCGAACGGACCGCCGCGGAAGCCACCGCCCTCCAGGAAGCGCTCCTCGAACGAGGACTGCCCGCCGACCATCCCGATGCGCTCATCGCGGCGTCGGCTCGCGAACACGGCGCCAGGTTCGCGACGGCGGAACGCCACTTCTGGGACGACGACGTGCAAAGCGTGCTCTCGGTCGCCCCATACGACCCTCGTGCGGACTGA
- a CDS encoding response regulator yields MSEAISVLLVDEDTDVLELAETFLEQSDDLSVTAVTSTSAALDHFETEPVDCVVSDYTMPEMTGTDLLEAIRDRDASMPFFLFTGRDARDIRQELDDESPTGYVRKGEGPDQYTQLADDIRDAVTN; encoded by the coding sequence ATGTCAGAAGCGATCAGTGTGCTCCTCGTCGACGAGGACACCGACGTTCTCGAACTCGCGGAGACGTTTCTCGAACAGTCTGACGACCTCTCGGTGACGGCCGTCACCTCCACCAGCGCGGCGCTCGATCACTTCGAGACCGAACCAGTCGACTGTGTCGTCAGCGACTACACGATGCCCGAGATGACGGGGACCGACCTCCTCGAAGCGATCCGCGATCGCGACGCGTCGATGCCGTTTTTCCTGTTTACGGGCCGCGACGCCCGCGATATTCGCCAGGAACTCGACGACGAATCTCCGACGGGCTACGTCCGGAAGGGTGAGGGACCAGACCAGTACACCCAACTGGCCGACGACATCCGCGACGCCGTCACGAACTGA